A window of Acropora muricata isolate sample 2 chromosome 3, ASM3666990v1, whole genome shotgun sequence contains these coding sequences:
- the LOC136912473 gene encoding uncharacterized protein — translation MTGVIAEVMYKHLEGILPEEQKGCRRRSRGTKDQLLIDKAILKDCKRRHTNLAMAWIDYLKAYDMVPHSWIGECLEMFGIAVNIDSLVQTVHTFSKDIGMESGIKKCGVLVLKRGKIAKMEGV, via the exons ATGACAGGCGTCATTGCTGAGGTAATGTACAAACACTTGGAGGGGATCCTACCTGAGGAGCAGAAGGGATGTAGGAGGAGAAGTAGGGGGACCAAGGACCAGTTGCTGATTGACAAGGCAATCCTGAAAGATTGTAAAAGGAGACATACCAACCTAGCCATGGCCTGGATAGACTACCTCAAGGCGTATGACATGGTACCACATAGCTGGATAGGGGAATGCCTGGAAATGTTTGGTATTGCAGTTAAT ATTGACTCGCTTGTACAGACAGTCCATACATTTAGCAAAGACATAGGAATGGAATCTGGAATAAAAAAGTGTGGGGTGCTGGTACTAAAACGcggtaaaattgcaaagatggaaGGAGTTTGA
- the LOC136912474 gene encoding uncharacterized protein, with translation MGESLSDLLDNGVNGTGAFCEGASSGRCPVGEQRRPGRHPATARMMWSKDVNKVVMEYYLKSKPVNENGVPIRGYRQRMFRVWQEIGLFESTEQARAIRKNGWLSELEIEVIKRKINQGETSDTNVQGLGDATTDENMENDEVQQEEGEFDMQDEPGDDANIKELNDIPEEDRRIISEILELSKSGENNLVNFKKANQRQVEEITNRINKVIDKIPTRTITETNNLINAASMYVAKELGLKQTTQKQSKMPWWQRRIEGDIKRIRKDINLLEGEKRGELRKSGKMEQLEKKYNIKGKGITTVLEELKQRILAKAAKIKRYEQRRTQYKQNILFKQDQKRFYQELNGTARNENVIPDADESKKFWSDIWSVGKEHNRSAEWLNNIKNDIKDNQQGELEITSDMVTSQCRKLPNWKAPGKDGVQGFWLKKLRGLHGRIAKQLNNILNKEEELPE, from the coding sequence ATGGGTGAAAGTTTAAGTGATCTTTTAGATAACGGCGTGAATGGTACTGGAGCTTTTTGTGAAGGTGCCTCGTCTGGCAGGTGCCCTGTGGGTGAGCAGCGCAGGCCCGGTCGTCATCCTGCTACTGCTAGAATGATGTGGAGTAAGGATGTCAACAAGGTTGTTATGGAGTACTATCTCAAAAGCAAGCCTGTGAATGAGAATGGAGTGCCAATTAGAGGATATAGGCAAAGGATGTTTCGAGTGTGGCAGGAAATAGGACTCTTCGAATCCACTGAACAAGCAAGGGCAATACGTAAAAATGGATGGTTATCAGAGTTGGAGATTGAAgtgataaagagaaaaataaaccagGGGGAAACGAGTGATACTAATGTCCAGGGTCTAGGAGATGCGACTACAGACGAGAATATGGAAAATGATGAGGTCCAGCAGGAAGAGGGGGAATTTGATATGCAAGATGAGCCTGGAGATGATGCCAACATCAAAGAACTGAATGATATACCAGAAGAAGACAGGAGGATAATCAGTGAAATATTGGAGCTTTCAAAGTCAGGAGAAAATAATCTGGTCAACTTCAAAAAGGCAAACCAACGCCAGGTAGAAGAAATTACTAACAGGATCAATAAGGTAATAGACAAGATACCAACAAGAACTATTACAGAAACGAACAATCTTATAAATGCAGCAAGTATGTATGTTGCTAAAGAGCTTGGTCTAAAACAGACTACACAGAAGCAAAGCAAGATGCCGTGGTGGCAAAGGAGAATTGAAGGAGACATCAAAAGGATTAGGAAAGATATCAACTTGCTAGAAGGGGAAAAACGGGGTGAGTTAAGGAAAAGCGGGAAGAtggaacaacttgaaaagaaatacaatatcAAGGGGAAGGGGATAACTACGGTGTTGGAGGAGTTAAAACAGAGGATTCTTGCTAAAGCTGCAAAGATAAAGAGATATGAACAACGACGTACACAGTACAAGCAGAACATACTGTTCAAGCAAGACCAAAAGAGATTCTACCAGGAGTTGAATGGCACGGCTAGGAATGAGAATGTTATCCCTGATGCGGATGAAAGTAAGAAGTTTTGGAGTGACATTTGGAGTGTAGGTAAAGAGCATAATAGGAGTGCGGAATGGTTGAATAATATCAAGAATGACATTAAGGATAACCAACAAGGAGAACTGGAGATAACATCTGATATGGTAACCAGTCAGTGTAGAAAGTTGCCAAATTGGAAAGCTCCTGGTAAGGACGGTGTGCAAGGTTTCTGGTTGAAAAAACTAAGAGGACTTCATGGGAGAATTGCAAAGCAGTTGAATAACATCTTGAATAAAGAGGAAGAGCTGCCAGAATGA